In Nocardioides sp. WS12, the DNA window CGGACCGCCCTGGCCGTCGCCACCCTTGCCTCCGTTGCCGCCACGACCCCCACTTCCGCCGTCGCCGCCCCGACCGACCTCGGTCAGGCAGGTGCTGCCACCCACGCCGCCCGTGCCGCCCTGGCCACCGGTCCCGCCCTGGCCACCGAGGTCGCCGTTGCCACCGCTGCCGGTGACGACCTGAGTGCCGTTCAGCGTGACCGAGCCCAGCGGGACGTAGATCGCGATCGAGGCGTAGCCGCCCTTGGCGCCGCGTCCGCCCCGGCCACGCATGCCGCCCTGGCCACCGCCACCGCCGCCGTTGCCGCTACCACTGAGAACGGTCAGGCCGACCTGGCCGCCGCCACCGCCACCACCGGCGCCGCCGCCGCCGTTGGTGCCGTCGTTACCCGCGAGGGACGTCGCCGGCGCGTAGCCGCCGAGGCTGAAGGTTCCGGTGCGGACCGCACCCGGAGCGCCATTGACGCCCGGCCCACCGCTGGCGCCGTTGGTGCCTGCCTTGCCGGGGTTGCCCTCGAGGCCGCCGGCGCCGCCCACCGCGCCGCCGGATCCCGATCCGCCGCTGAGGCCGTTGGCGATGCTGTCATTGGCGTCGTTCCCGCCGAACCCGCCGTTGCCGCCCAACGCCTCGGCGTCGGGGTCGCCGTAGCCGCCGCCGTCACCGCTGTCGCCACCGCTCCAGTGGTCACAGGATCCCGCGCCACCCTTGTCGCCGGCGGCACCCCACGGGCCGTTGCCGCCGCCGATCTCGGTGATGGCGTTCCTGTTGAACTGCGCCCTGCCCGACGTGATCTTGCCGCGGGTCGCGGTGACCTTGCCGCCGTTGACGACGCTGAGCGCGATCGAGTTGGTCTCGGAGAGCGCGTTCTCGAGGCTGACCTCCCCGAGGGTGGCGTTGCCGCCCGCCACCTTGAGCGCGACAGCGTCGCCGGCCACGATCAGGTTCAGCAACTGGAGTTCGCTGGTGCCCTGGATCAGGAACGGCAGTCCGTTCGACCCGGTGGGGGTGTGGCTCCGCTTCCAGGTGAGGTCGTAGCCGCCAAAGATGCTCATCCCG includes these proteins:
- a CDS encoding putative metal-binding motif-containing protein, yielding MKMLRPIAFAVAPVAAVAALGATPAPAAHAANVAPKIVAASMLDTDKDNKADRVQLTYSEPIKHLLDTSGFPFVVSGYTVTRVAAASGVKTLLIHITERSTTDISAKPSIKYTRTSSQPVKDVAGLQAVAQTFTGTRALDLDADGSAVGDCAPLSASINPTALDRPDLAFVDANCDGIDGDAKTAIFVSPDSGQEVNPGTKALPVRTMAQAINLRSATRNTMLVTGIWSPNAPGVTVPDGMSIFGGYDLTWKRSHTPTGSNGLPFLIQGTSELQLLNLIVAGDAVALKVAGGNATLGEVSLENALSETNSIALSVVNGGKVTATRGKITSGRAQFNRNAITEIGGGNGPWGAAGDKGGAGSCDHWSGGDSGDGGGYGDPDAEALGGNGGFGGNDANDSIANGLSGGSGSGGAVGGAGGLEGNPGKAGTNGASGGPGVNGAPGAVRTGTFSLGGYAPATSLAGNDGTNGGGGAGGGGGGGQVGLTVLSGSGNGGGGGGQGGMRGRGGRGAKGGYASIAIYVPLGSVTLNGTQVVTGSGGNGDLGGQGGTGGQGGTGGVGGSTCLTEVGRGGDGGSGGRGGNGGKGGDGQGGPSIGIYTGPYAAATTTGVTYTIGAAGTGPQAIRATIY